The Sabethes cyaneus chromosome 3, idSabCyanKW18_F2, whole genome shotgun sequence DNA window ttgtacattgtcagcttcgtacgacgGCTTATGCTTCTTGAatgtagcgttttgcgaagggcaaagtaagcccgattttccgcttaaatgcgccgctggacctctttactagtgttgttgtccgcggtcaccagcgatcccaaatgcacgaatcaaccacttctagttcatcgccgtcaccgtccgtgagaggcaggcgtttgtttcttttgctACTGCttgcctcttcctttcatatatttgatcttcgacgcatttatcttAAGCCCAATCCTCCcaaactccgctttcagtctggcgtagatcgtctccgccgtcgcaaagttcctggctatgatatcaaagtcagctgtaaagttccAGTCTCGTCGGTTGAGCCCCTTAaagagcaatgttgaacagcatgcaggataagccgtcatctTGTCTCAACCACTTCaactcgccgcgtctcgaagggactcgagagtgtttcCGAGATGCAAACACGATGTAGCGCTGATCAGTGGCGTAAGTTTGTCCGAAATATCGTGTTTGTGTATTATCTGGTATAGCAggactcgatcgactgtatcgtatactgcttcgaaatcaataaagatttgatgcgtgggcacattgtattCCTGAGATTTCTGCAATATCTGCCGGGTGGTaaaaaattggtccatagttgcgcgagcccccacgaAATCCGCCTGAttatttgcatgtaaaatattccACCAGCACCAGGTGCTGCTGAGCTTTATGTTCTTTTGTTATAAGAATATAATCGCCATCTTTTATTGAGGGATTAGTTTAACAGATTTCTTAGGAATTCTCCAGAAAGATTATGAATAAGccttcaaaattaattttcctTACAGGTAGAAAACCATGCGATCGATTCTGCTGATCGCCCTATCGCTGGCGATCGCAGCGTTCGCTGCTGTTCCCCGGAACACCAAACCGAACATACAAGCCAACCGGCAGCTGATCGAACAACTGTTTACCCGCCAGTTCGCTGGAGCAAAGAAGCAAACCCCAGTGAAGTCCGATTCCGACTCCAGCACGCGGCCAATTGTCGAGCACTTCTTCACAACCGAAGTGGACCATTTCAATGCACGAAACACCGACCAATGGACACTGCGCTATTTTGCTGCAACCGAAAACTACCGAGAGGGAGGTCCGATTTTGATTTTCCTTGGCGGCTTCCGTCCTATCTCGCCGGATCTAATCGATGAGACAACACTGATCTACGAGATGGCCCGCGAATGGAACGGTGCGCTGTTCGCCTTCGAATCTCGGTTCTACGGTCAGAGTCGTGTCACTGAGTATGCACAGCCCAGAGTAGTGAGATAACCAGGTCATAACAATAATTTCTTACTTTCAGGGATTTGAGCACGGAGAACCTGGGCCTGCTGAGTGCAGATCAAATTTTAGCAGATTTAGCCGAATTTGTGACTTACGTGAAACGTGAACACATTGGAGATGAAACCGCAAGGGTGTTGGTTGCTGGTACCGAGCTGGGAGGATCCCTAGCTGCTTGGTTCCGTATCCGGTATCCACATCTGGGAAATGCTGCTTGGGCTTCTAGTGCTTACATGAATGCTGTTTTGGGTTTCGAAGATTTCTCGGAGGCTTGGGGAGATGCGTTGATCGAACACGGTAGTCAGGAGTGTTACAATGAGATCTTCGTTGCATTCcatgtaatgcaaaatctgataGATTTGGGAAGGGCTGATTTACTCTTCGAGAAGTTCAATATTTGCTCGCAAATTGACCCGGAGAACACCTTCCAAGTTCAGTACTTCTTCAGTATCTTGATGATATCGGTTGAAATCTATACTATTCGAAATAATAAGTACGAATATTTGGAAGTACATACATTGTTCAGACAATTTAAAGTTGTATTCTATGTTTTGCAGTTTGGCAGATTTTGATGAAGTGTGTGACGATCTTACTGGAGCTGACGTTGATACTGCCGTTGATGCCTTCGCGAACTGGTTCAACACAAAATGGGCCGTGGACATCGGCTGTGTAGTATCGGATCCGGCACAAGCTGTGGAAATCTTCCAGGAAACTGACTGGGAATCAGATTTCAACCAAATGGGAGCTCGCCAGTGGATGTATCAAGAGTGCACGGAGTTCGGTTGGTTCTTCACCACGGATTCGGCATTCCAACCGTTCGGTGATCGTGTTACGATCGACTTTTACATTGAGATGTGTCGCCAAATATTTGGCGATTGGATCACCGAGGAATCGATCCAACGAGGCATCAATCGGGCAAATAATCGTTTTGGAGGAGCCAATCCTGGATCTAGTTTAACGCACTTCACCAACGGCGATGCTGATCCGTGGAGAATGATAAGCATCACTCGTAATATTACATCCGACGCGCAAGCCGATGTGATTAGTAATCAGTTGGGTGGATCAGACCTGCCTGCTCTCTCGCCAGATGATCCCTCAAATGTGCAGGAAGTCAAGCGACGTTTGAAGACAACACTTGCCAGTTATTTGTTCCCCTTCAGTCCTTGGGAAAGTGTGTAAGATGATTGTTATGTATGAATAAGTGAAGATTTGAGGCGTATTAAATGTTACGTGggtttaaaattttgtttatttcttttataatCTATTTGTTACGACTCTCCTAGCCATGTCCTTACTCCTATTGTTAGTCGCAGTCACTAGCGATCTAAATACACCAACTCATCTACTACCGTGAACCCTCGCTGGTATGACATCCTTTAATCTGTACATTTTCAAACAGATCCCCGGTAATAtgaatgcattaaaaaatgaacaagtgtcatacacaattgacgtttaaattgaccgggcaaattggaaaaaagcaataaaaacttGATACGTTTCCTTTTGCGtagcagctttggcaatatacaTAGCTCATATAAAACTTAACCTCTCTTCAGCacccaaaatagaccattttagtcggaATTGCCGAGCAAATTTCCTACCTTCTACAACCCGAATATTGAGAATTCCCGGACATTTTTGCTAGGAATCGCGATGAATGGCAGAATACTGCGCGGAACCTCTACACCCAGATGTTGCCGAAATCGCATTATCTCATTGTGGATTGCAAGACCTAGGTAAAAACAGACTTCTGGGAGCTTCAGGAGCTCCAGTTCTTCACTGCTCATCATAATTTCGACGACTCTGCAGACTTCAGAAAGCAGATGACCAAAAAATACATGACTTGCCCGCGTGGAGAGCGCAGCACTCCATCCATAGCAACCGAGACGGTCAATGGGAAAATATACCTACGGGAATGTCTGCTTCCGCTTTTGAGATCACACAATAGGCTAACTGGCTAAGCATTTCAATTTCGTGCCGAAGGGTCTCAGTTCAGTCCCCCGGAGGCACCGGAACTATAGCCAATTGAAAAGTACCAGGTCATCATGAAGCAAGCACTTCCGACCCATCATAAGAAAGAGAAATCGAAGCAAGATATGAAGCAAAACTAGTTttccacacaaaaaaaagttGGTTCAAAAATTGTACAAGACATTATGAGTGCCAAAGGGAAAGTTCTTACAATTGAATATGAAAGTTTGTAATGAAATTGAATAAATCCCAACTCcatagaagtcacgaatgacccaagctgttaaagtgactataatcaaaacaaaacaaaacaaaatcgaaTAAAACAAACGTGgaaaaagttaaataatataagttcttacttacttagtttgctagccgtcctaagacaaaacctgatgaacaaagtttctccgtTGTACTaggttgtgggctaccgttcTCCTATTCCAAGCACTTGCAGTTCGAGCATTGTCTACGTTTTATGCCCATAGAGACCAACCGGTCTAATGGGCGTCCTGGACAGGGTACACTTGGTACGGCGGCTTAGTATGTTCGACTGCAATAGGACCACCagacgaaccgttgctttccAAGAGATGGCatttttctagtggtagtaaattcaacatttctcacttatctatgccACACCGAGCGAGTGTTGCAACGCTGAGTAAACTTATTGCCGTGCAAAATTGggttgttttcaatatgtatACAACATACGTTACAAAGTAACGATATCTgctgtattcaacagggaaattTTGATGGTTCCAAGCATACTCTCAcacatggcgcatgatgaaacactagcaccaacttctgtttttattatcagaaactagaggcgatGTCCTAtcgcttgtgaagcccatagtaagcacgacttcacGACTGACTGGGATCGAGACGAAGTAAACatattcatcgactacctcgaactcattgCCGTCGATTGTTACACTACTGTTCTAGCGGTGTCGGTTGGTTGTTTCGGACGTAATTACCTTTTACACAATCTTCTGCTTCGcttttcagtctggtgtactattTAAATAAGCCACCACCATAGACGTTCTACCCATAATATCCATTTCGTCGACAAAGTAGACGAGATTTGTTGAAGGCCGTGTCCCTCGCGTTTATAACCGCTCATTTCATAAGGATTTGTAGCGCTAAGTTGACAGTCTATTAATGAGAGAACATCACATTGACAAAGTCTTTTGTGGCAATCAAATGAACTCGACCATCCGACGTCCCGAAATCCAAACACAGCActatgtaccatccatcgtagattgaatcagttcgaTCAGCTTCCTGGGGACGTTGttctcgtccataattttccatatcACTTTTCGATCgacggtatcatatgcagctttgaagtcaacaaacacATGGTGCGTAAAAACTCTGTATTCACAGCCTTTTGGAAGATCTGCCTGGTCCCATTTTATTAATTCTCACTCCGATGGCATCGTTCCCAGTCTGAGGCGTATCCCACTGCGAGATTCAAATGGGTCCGGCGCGTCAGACCATCCGAAATTCGCATACACTAGCCACGACGAGTCTGGTTAGCTTCCACGGAAATCCCTTTTCGTCCAagatctgccatagctgtcgGATTACATTATCATGCGCGACCTTGAAATCAATTGATGCGTGGCGACTCGTAACCGGTTTTGTTGGCACTTTGTACATGCTACATTTGGTATgggggtgaagcttaccagacctcATGGTCTTATGAAGCCCTTATAGTCcgtacgtcttacggcaaggttatGGCAATACGTTCGCGTATTAGCCGTGATAGTCTCCTAATTTCGCCTATCGTTACagctggcacctcttccacGTTTGTCGAACCGTCGAAATTGATTTCCCCGGTTTTCCCCCCGGCACCATTCAGAtattcatcgaagtgctgcttccacctttcggtcacctcacgaacGGTCATTAAATCACGAATGTCCATACTATCCGTTATCTCGAAACTTTTCGGCTCTCGGCACAGAGCCTTTGCGAAATACGTTCAGTTTCTGATAGTACTTTCGTGTTCTTCTTCTGCTGTCTGTATCTTTTCACGTCCTGACAAGTGTGTAGAGAAATACATACATGcaatgcaataaaaaaaatgactaaTAATATGTCTAATATCCGAGAAGTTCCTTTGAAATGATCTCTTTGACAGACAAATCGAATTGGTTTCCGCCGCTTTGGAAAGCTAGTGGGCGGAAACCAATTCGATTTGTCTGTCAAAGAGATCATTTGATGAATAAGGGAAACCAAATCGATTACTACTGCTAATATAACCATCCGACAATGCAATCGAATATTCAAAGGAACTTTTCGGAACCTCCcgcctctagaagggggggctcccatacaaatcaaacacaaatttctgcataactcgggaactaatcaagcaaatagaaccaaatttgacaagtgAAACTTCATTGGAGGCAGAAAttatttctatggtggattgagacccctGTTTTctctaagagggggctcccatacaagtaaaacacaaatttcctcataactcgactattaatcaagcaaatgaaaccaaacttggcatgtggaggtttctagataagattttttctatggttgtttgagacccctcccccttctagaagggcgggctcccatacaaatgaaatacatatttctgcataactcgggaattaatcaagcaaatggaaccaaatttgacatctgaagatttttggaggcagaagtTTTTATctatgactagctgacccgacaaacttcgtattgccacaaattaacctgtgttgtacataaatcatgaatctcggatgatctttgtcacttctcgagttttgcaagccccccagtgggcggcgcttccgacggcgggtcaccggcaacactcgcgaccggctcgtcctgaatgatctagtgttactctagatagtttttgtggtcttgttattgattaatgttttatggaagagtctcgaatttctcgagttggattagtttttgagtttcgcaaaaatttctgttttatttgtatgagagtccatatccccctaccacaggggtgagaggtctctaactatcataaaataaattcaagactcaaaaatctcctacatgctaaatttggttccatttgcttgattagtactcaaattataaggaaatttgtatttcatttgtatgggagcccaccctcttaaaagggaaaggggtcgtaatacaccacagaaaaaaaattctgccatctaaaactctcacatgccaaatttggttccatttgcttgattagttctaaagttatgagcaaatttgtatttcgtttgaatgggagccccccccccctcctaaaaaggtaagaagtcctaattcatcatgggaaaaatggttgcctccaaaaacacccacatgccaaatatggtcccatttgcttgattagttctcgaattatgaggaaatttgtatttcatttgtgtagaagccccccctcttgaagtgtggaaggatcctaattcaccgtagaaaatatttttgcctccaaaaacctccacatgccgaatttggttctatttgcttgattagttcttgagttatggggaaatttgtatttcatttgtattggagccccccctcctaatgtgggaagaggtcctaattcatcacagaaaaaattcttgcctccaaaaacacctacacgccaaatttggttccatttgctggattagttctcgagttatgaggaaatttgtatttcgtttgtataggaccccccctcctaaagtggggaggggtcccaattcatcattgaaaaaaaacttgtctccaaaaacacacacatgccaaatttggttcaattcgcttgattagttctcgagttatgaggaaatttgtatttcatttgtacaggagcccctcctcttaaagtggggaggggtcctaattcaccatagaaaattttcttgctctcgaaaaccttcacatgccaaatttggttgcatttgcttgattagttctcgagttatgaggaaatttgtatggaagtcccccctcttaaaggggagaggagttacaattccccttataaagagggagggggtctcaattcaccatagaataaattcttgtcaccgaaaacacccacatgccaaatttggttctatttgcttgattagttctcgagttaggaggaaatttgtatttcatttgtacaggagccccccctcttagagtggggaggggtcctaattcaccgtagaaaattttcttgccctcgaaaaccttcacatgccaaatttggttctatttgcttgattagttctcgagttatgaggaaatttgtatttcatttgtataggagccccccctcctaaagtggagagaggttcttattcatcatagaaaacattcttgcctccaaaaacacctacatgccaaatttggttccatttgcaggattagctctcgagttataaggacatttgtatttcgtttgtataggagccccccccccctcttaaagtggggaggggtcccaattcatcatagaaaaaaattttgtcttcaaaaacacacacatgccaaatttggttccatttgcttgattagttctcgagttatgaggaaattggtatttcatttgtacaggagccccccctcttaaagtgaggaggggtcctaattcaacatagaaaattttcttgccctcgaaaaccttcacatgccaaatttggtttcatttgcttgattagttctcgagttatgaggaaatttgtatggaaacccccctcttaaaggggagaggagttataattccccttataaagaggggaggggtctcaaattactctagaataaattcttgtcaccgaaaacacccacatgccaaatttggttctatttgcttgattagttctcgagttatgcagaaatttgtgtttcatttgtatgggagccccccctcttagtggggggaggggtctctaaccatcactaaaacctttcctggccccaaaaacctctacatgcaaattttcacgccgattggttcaatagtttttgattctataaggaacacaggacagacagacagacagacagacagacagacagacagacagacagaaatccttctttataggtatagattaattaattgagacccttccttcctctaagagggggcctcccatacaagtaatacacaaatttcctcaaaactcgactATTaagtaaatgaaaccaaatttagcatgtgggagttattggaggcagaatttttatGGCCgatttttagaatggcgtagcaacgcgcgccgggtcctctagtctaTTATGGCttgaatgtgtcgggaaacgcaaaatcgtcatttggaatggtttcaaggccaaaatatcgccggtttaatatttcataggctcagtttcaaacaaacaaattacaaagttatttacagatttcttatcgaattttgtgatagactttacatataaatatcaatttacatgtcaggtaatgtttcgtcactaaatgtggactttttcatgcgttttggagacaaagtttttttcgcctttttttcaacttttttccgccatttatcacaactttgcactgttgaaaatacagatgaaatgacaaaaactgacagattatctcacACACATATCAGATTGATgttttatctctcttgtagtgaacaatgctaactattgaaattcagcagtaaacaggttttgaagacgaggtatgatatatcatacgctaggacataatgggttaatctgTTGATCAATTCACACTCGTTTGTGACCAGCTTTCTCGAAAGCCCTATGAAGGTAAAGTTTGGACGAGTTTCATCGAGCAGTTCCAATCGATCTGCATCTGCCATTAGTGGAAAGACAT harbors:
- the LOC128739527 gene encoding thymus-specific serine protease-like gives rise to the protein MRSILLIALSLAIAAFAAVPRNTKPNIQANRQLIEQLFTRQFAGAKKQTPVKSDSDSSTRPIVEHFFTTEVDHFNARNTDQWTLRYFAATENYREGGPILIFLGGFRPISPDLIDETTLIYEMAREWNGALFAFESRFYGQSRVTEDLSTENLGLLSADQILADLAEFVTYVKREHIGDETARVLVAGTELGGSLAAWFRIRYPHLGNAAWASSAYMNAVLGFEDFSEAWGDALIEHGSQECYNEIFVAFHVMQNLIDLGRADLLFEKFNICSQIDPENTFQVQYFFSILMISVEIYTIRNNNLADFDEVCDDLTGADVDTAVDAFANWFNTKWAVDIGCVVSDPAQAVEIFQETDWESDFNQMGARQWMYQECTEFGWFFTTDSAFQPFGDRVTIDFYIEMCRQIFGDWITEESIQRGINRANNRFGGANPGSSLTHFTNGDADPWRMISITRNITSDAQADVISNQLGGSDLPALSPDDPSNVQEVKRRLKTTLASYLFPFSPWESV